A single region of the Anoplolepis gracilipes chromosome 1, ASM4749672v1, whole genome shotgun sequence genome encodes:
- the LOC140666503 gene encoding uncharacterized protein isoform X1, translated as MANVARPQEMALETPTWLNLCFMEKILHKSEKDNSIQVIDIFIKPATNKGDNYASDMLRVSVEYSRNQNGCKIKENISVIVKFEPTTEGVRTTLITQARLFDTEIAMMTDTLNKMNKLLNSKYCLGGKVLDVQEHNPRLLVLEDLAPIGYRMACRQSGLDLIHSILALHGLARFHATSVAICEKEPKQKQRYLRGMFCHGHPPELSGYFILSTTHLAREMANWPGMKKYADKIAKIADNIYQMGIDAAKYCEDDFNVINHGDCWVNNMMFRYDNDGKPIDHIFVDFQLCVYGSPVIDLLYFFSTSPSLNVIENQKNLLCNEYIDTLVTTMKQLGCKTQPPTLEELKAAMKRRAVYGMIATFTILPLALVDKKEAKDLDEIMNKEGYTNPGYENEIYKKALMERMPIYDEWGLLDI; from the exons ATGGCCAACGTCGCTCGGCCGCAAG AAATGGCCCTAGAGACACCAACATGGCTGAATCTGTGCTTCATGGAGAAGATCTTGCACAAGTCGGAAAAAGACAATTCGATCCAAGTGATcgatatattcataaaacCAGCCACGAACAAGGGTGACAACTACGCTAGTGACATGCTTAGAGTTAGTGTTGAATATTCACGTAACCAAAACGGCTGCAAAATCAAGGAAAATATATCTGTCATTGTCAAATTCGAGCCTACAACTGAAGGCGTTCGTACGACTCTT ATCACGCAAGCACGTCTTTTTGACACGGAGATAGCAATGATGACAGACACATTGAATAAAATGAACAAATTGCTAAATTCCAAGTATTGTTTGGGCGGGAAAGTTTTGGACGTGCAAGAGCACAATCCACGTCTTTTAGTGCTAGAAGATCTTGCGCCTATTGGCTATCGCATGGCCTGTCGTCAATCTGGTCTTGATTTGATTCATTCTATATTAGCTTTGCACGGATTAGCCAGATTTCATGCAACTTCTGTAGCCATATGCGAGAAG GAACCAAAGcaaaaacaaagatatttgAGAGGAATGTTTTGCCACGGACATCCGCCAGAATTGTCAGGATATTTCATTTTGAGTACTACACATCTAGCAAGAGAAATGGCAAATTGGCCAGGAATGAAAAA ATACGCGGACAAAATTGCTAAAATAGCCGACAACATATATCAAATGGGAATAGATGCAGCCAAGTATTGCGAGGATGATTTCAATGTTATAAATCATGGTGATTGCTGGGTGAACAATATGATGTTCAGATATGACAATGATGGCAAACCTATTGatcatattttt GTGGATTTTCAACTATGCGTCTACGGGTCGCCGGTAATCGATCTCCTCTATTTCTTCAGTACCAGTCCTTCCTTGAATGTCATAGAAAACCAAAAGAATTTATTGTGTAACGAGTACATTGATACTCTAGTGACGACTATGAAACAACTGGGCTGTAAAACGCAGCCGCCTACTTTGGAGGAATTGAAGGCTGCCATGAAACGAAGAGCTGTCTACGGAATGATAGCAACATTTACGATATTACCGCTGGCGCTGGTCGATAAGAAAGAAGCAAAAGATTTGGATGAGATAATGAACAAAGAAGGCTATACAAATCCAGGTTATGAAAatgagatttataaaaaagctttAATGGAAAGAATGCCTATATATGACGAATGGGGTTtgttagatatataa
- the LOC140666503 gene encoding uncharacterized protein isoform X2: MALETPTWLNLCFMEKILHKSEKDNSIQVIDIFIKPATNKGDNYASDMLRVSVEYSRNQNGCKIKENISVIVKFEPTTEGVRTTLITQARLFDTEIAMMTDTLNKMNKLLNSKYCLGGKVLDVQEHNPRLLVLEDLAPIGYRMACRQSGLDLIHSILALHGLARFHATSVAICEKEPKQKQRYLRGMFCHGHPPELSGYFILSTTHLAREMANWPGMKKYADKIAKIADNIYQMGIDAAKYCEDDFNVINHGDCWVNNMMFRYDNDGKPIDHIFVDFQLCVYGSPVIDLLYFFSTSPSLNVIENQKNLLCNEYIDTLVTTMKQLGCKTQPPTLEELKAAMKRRAVYGMIATFTILPLALVDKKEAKDLDEIMNKEGYTNPGYENEIYKKALMERMPIYDEWGLLDI, from the exons ATGGCCCTAGAGACACCAACATGGCTGAATCTGTGCTTCATGGAGAAGATCTTGCACAAGTCGGAAAAAGACAATTCGATCCAAGTGATcgatatattcataaaacCAGCCACGAACAAGGGTGACAACTACGCTAGTGACATGCTTAGAGTTAGTGTTGAATATTCACGTAACCAAAACGGCTGCAAAATCAAGGAAAATATATCTGTCATTGTCAAATTCGAGCCTACAACTGAAGGCGTTCGTACGACTCTT ATCACGCAAGCACGTCTTTTTGACACGGAGATAGCAATGATGACAGACACATTGAATAAAATGAACAAATTGCTAAATTCCAAGTATTGTTTGGGCGGGAAAGTTTTGGACGTGCAAGAGCACAATCCACGTCTTTTAGTGCTAGAAGATCTTGCGCCTATTGGCTATCGCATGGCCTGTCGTCAATCTGGTCTTGATTTGATTCATTCTATATTAGCTTTGCACGGATTAGCCAGATTTCATGCAACTTCTGTAGCCATATGCGAGAAG GAACCAAAGcaaaaacaaagatatttgAGAGGAATGTTTTGCCACGGACATCCGCCAGAATTGTCAGGATATTTCATTTTGAGTACTACACATCTAGCAAGAGAAATGGCAAATTGGCCAGGAATGAAAAA ATACGCGGACAAAATTGCTAAAATAGCCGACAACATATATCAAATGGGAATAGATGCAGCCAAGTATTGCGAGGATGATTTCAATGTTATAAATCATGGTGATTGCTGGGTGAACAATATGATGTTCAGATATGACAATGATGGCAAACCTATTGatcatattttt GTGGATTTTCAACTATGCGTCTACGGGTCGCCGGTAATCGATCTCCTCTATTTCTTCAGTACCAGTCCTTCCTTGAATGTCATAGAAAACCAAAAGAATTTATTGTGTAACGAGTACATTGATACTCTAGTGACGACTATGAAACAACTGGGCTGTAAAACGCAGCCGCCTACTTTGGAGGAATTGAAGGCTGCCATGAAACGAAGAGCTGTCTACGGAATGATAGCAACATTTACGATATTACCGCTGGCGCTGGTCGATAAGAAAGAAGCAAAAGATTTGGATGAGATAATGAACAAAGAAGGCTATACAAATCCAGGTTATGAAAatgagatttataaaaaagctttAATGGAAAGAATGCCTATATATGACGAATGGGGTTtgttagatatataa